One Alnus glutinosa chromosome 13, dhAlnGlut1.1, whole genome shotgun sequence genomic window, GACGGCATCCTAATCCTCTAACTATTGCCTCTACCAAAACCACCACTGCATATCCAAATACAACCCAAACCATCCCCACGTACGGCTCCAGGCAGGCCTGACTTTAGACCTTATATTTGTCATTCacttcttatttcaattaaatattttacgtattgGACCTCTTATTAAGGGGGATTTTGAATCCGCACGTGAGGAAgggtattaaaatataaattaagtgattaaatccaTCCCTTTCAAGAAaggattgtaaattttttttcttaattcattTTATCTTACTCAATGGTAAttgttttgggaaaaaaaaaaatcattcatttaatttgaaagcAATGGTTAGAATTTTAAGAACTTAATTATCAAATTATCCTAagaaatctataaaaaaaaatattaatatgaagTAATATGtgatgagtaaaaaaaaaaaatcttgttgtTTACTTAGtgtccgtttgggtttacgatttcaaaaagtgtgattttaaaatgtgcgaatTAAaagagtgatttttaaaaacattgttaaacgtttagcaaaatcgcagtttggccttttaaaatactgcgttttcaaaaaagcacacaattgcctgcaatttgaataaacatttttctgcattttcaaatcacaattttttaaaaacacaattttaaatttcttaattaCTTTTAAATTTCTTGAATTATTAATTAGAATAATTCAAGAAATTTAAAAGTAATTAAGAAATTGTTTGTAAGATTAGGGATATTTAAGGAgaagcaccttttttttttttcattaatgctattaaaaaaagcatACGAGAATGACAtgacattaaaaacaaaaacatgtaattctcaTATGTTTAGTGACACGTGATATTTTTAGAGACTGGACTAGAGGAATTTCTACGACccaatttgtatgaaatttaatCCTTAAAATTCtcggaaaatattttaagagGGAAAGAGCTTTACCATTAGTCTATTACCACTTGAAGTAGACTTTAGCTTTCCTAACGACTTCTTAAACAATTGTTAATGGATCAAAATAGTAAGTTATTATATTGTTAATAATGTAAAAGACATCAACCGACCTTAGCTCAGTTGGTAGAGCGGAGGACTGTAGTGGGAATATACCTGAAAAGCTATCCTTAGGTCGCTGGTTCGAATCCGGCAGGTcggatttttcttcttttttgatattttctctAATAATACATATAGTTTTCCGAAATTTGTGATCTCCGAAGTCAAACTTCCATAAAACGAACTTAATTAACGAAGGAGCAGTAACAGGAGAAATAaggtttaaaatattaatttaaatattttattttattttttaaaattaaattcaaaattttctcttatCTTATGATTTTAAGATAAGTGATTATACAACACAATATTTCAAACTCGACCATACAATTTAttctatattttaattaaagatGTATTGGCCGGTCGTAAAGGCAAAATGTTTAATCTCCATTTCAATGACTCTACAGTTTACTCACGGTAGATGAATGCAAAATGTATTTAGTTTAGAGAACAAGATGAAAATGTTTTTGGAGAGTCTGGTTAACCATTTTATATAAACATTCAAAATGCATAAACCATTGATTGTGAATTCTATTGCTTCTCATTTTTCCCCATTCATATATTGCGAGGAAACGAGGAAGTTTGCGTTATAGCTCCTACCCGGCTTGTAGCTAAGCAAAAGGACTCTCTATGATAATGTACTTACCCTATTTCCAACCTCATATCTTCATCCAAACAATCGAAATTTGGGTTAAATTTACTTTAACCCCATCAACTAacagttattttttatataacccCACGAACTAATAGGTGTGACACTTAGActcatcaaactatcaatttattgtaattaagcCCCTCCGTTAGGGTTGACCGTTAGTTGAgggggttaaaatatatttaaccctcgaaagtaacaaataaaaacaaggcCTAATTTGGCAACTCAAATAGCTAAAGTGAATGGATTGGAATAGAAATGCATAACAAGCGATCAAATATATGTTTACAACCCAAAATGAGATTCAGCTTGTTGTAACTTGACCAACAAGTAACTACTACAATATCAACAACTGTCAAAATAAGCACCTTCACTTCTTCCCAGTAAAATTTGTGACAACAGACATTATTTCAACCTGTGCTTCAACAAAAAAACTGCCTTCAAGCAACATAGAGGTCCGATCAAGGAAACCTCGATGAAAGTTGTAAACATAGCCCCTGGCCGATGTAGAGAACCAATTATGATCTACAAAAGAGAACACAGTGAAAATACTTTCTAACCAACACAACCTATGATAAGGAAAAGCTCCTTAAAAGTATGGTGGAGTCACAAACATGTTCATCTGTTGCACCAAGCATTTGTCATGATATAAGATAACAAAAAAGGGAGTTTACCTGTAACATCCTGGCGATATCCACCGACTTTTCGGTCCCTCACAAGCAGTGTATATTTAGCATACAATTTTCCTTTGGGGGGATGAGTTTCCCAATCACACAGTGATAAAAACAATTTCATACAGCTTTTACCATCATCATTTGAAACCGCATTCCGACATAGCTTCAGCTCCCTGAGTTCAATGGAGAAATGGTTAACTTCAGCAATTGAAGTGAGTCAATTCTAGTCACGGGGTGCAGAATCTAAAATGACACATACCATTTGTGCTCTCCAACTGTGAACTCTTTCGACACATCTTCCGCATACCGCAATGAAGAGGTTGTAATTTCCCAAGTACAGACGCCTGTGATTGGAAAATCCAAAATGGACAAAAGCTCCCCTTTACCAGTACATTTTATGACAAAAACCTCAACGCCAAATATGCAGGAGTCTTCAAGAAGGTATCCATTAAAAGGATCACTAAAAGTAGTGAGGGAGACAAACTGTGGAACTCCCCACTCAGTATTCATTGCATGAAAGAGCCTTACTTTGCCATTAGCATCTGCATAGAGGAACAAGGTCAAACCACAGGGACCAATTTAGTAAttttcccttttaaaaaaaaataccgagTTCAAGAAGAAActtaatttcacatattttcCAAACATCTCTCCACTACTTATGCCGCTATCGGTGAAGCTCAAGCCGCTCTTTTAGCATCTCAAATAGCTTCCTCTCTTGGGATCTACACCCTTGTTTTGGAAGGAGATACAATCAATATCCTCCTTGCCATTCAGCAGCCGGCTCTTTTCAAAGACTGAAATTTTGCTTCCATTATTTCTGATATCATCGTTAACTTGCTATCTTTGTATAGCTAGTCTCTAAGAGTGCAAATTACCATGCACATTGTTTAGCTCAATGGGCCGCTTCCAACCTTGTGTTTGGAAGCATTCCCACTTAGCTACCCATTCTTGATCTTTTATTCAGATTAATAATGGGAAAGACCCCTATTGTAACCTTTTCCCTATTTggctttaggaaaaaaaaaatgcacatattttattaatagATGTATCAGAGAAGCTACCTTGGAATGTCAAGTACTCGCCCCGAATCTGATCCAGCACAAACAATCTACAGATTGCATTAACCTCCCAACCAAGAGGTAAAGAATCTGTTTCTGCAATCACCACGTAGAGAGATATGCTTCCCTTCCCATTACATATATTCCTTCCATTTGGGTAAAAAGACAGCCTCCTAAAGATCAAAAGAGCCAAAACACTATTAAAATCTAACCGGAACAAAAAATCAATGATATAAGTTCACAAGAACAAGAGTTCAAAGATACCATTTATAGCCACCAGATTCAAACACGTCTGAGTCATACTTTGCCTCTTTGTTCCCTGGAAACATCTTCAAGATTTTCGAAAATGACTCCACCTTAAATGTGTAGTGAGCTGGTGGAATACTTCTTGTAAAGCTAGCAACTTCTGTGGACAGTAGGATCATTTAGATTACTTCACAATTACCTCAAATATATTGACACATAATTTCACAAAAGAAACTAGGAATTTGATACGAAGTTTGGAACCCATTATAATAGAAATGATTCAAGATAATGTGATGCCCCAAATCCCAAAAAGCCATTCTACTTTACTCTTCGAAATTTTGGGTTCAAAGTTTTCAAAAGAAAGTTTCCATCTTTTCCAAGCACAGCCTGAAAATGACCCATTTCCGGGGAGTGGGAGAATGAGATTAACCTTCTCCCAATTTACGACAACAACCGAAGATACCCACAAAAACGGTGAGCTTCCTATGTCTTCTGACTCTATGATATGGCttcagagagagacagagagagcatACCGGGTGAGATAGAATCGCATTGAGGGATGGAATCGCATCGTCTTTCAACTTTTTTGTCCATGACATGCAACACTTCGATATTCCCTGAAATCTGCTTGATTTCTTGtgaaaaaatatgtaaactCCAGCGTGCATGGATAGTGAAGAAGATCTCCTACCTTGACTCTGGTCTGGGAAGTCTTCCGTTCCCTTTAAAATGGGAGAATAATAGGTGTTAAAAAGAAATCTAACGTCTAAATAAACCACGTCacttattaaagaaaaaaaaaaaaaaaaaaaggagctaaAAGACAACGCAAGTCTCGTCAACGTCAAAGCTGGCTCAAAAAGTTAACTGTAGAATGAAAAAGAAGGCTGCTTTGATATGATATGCCGGAATAATTGCCGGAGCCACTTccttaaagaagaaaaaaagggttaaatagggtattgatttatgtgttttaaccttttccttttccttttcctttctcttctttttctttttttttttcctttttttttttttatgtgatttaattttactttggaTTTGGCTACGAATAAAGATGATGCCTCCATCTAAATTTCCATTTAAAAACTAATGATAATCTACGTGTTTACTTTTAAGTATTGACACATGttctatgcattaaaaaaatattaaaaaaaataaaataaaaatttttaaaaaaatgaaaaaataaaaacaaaacaaaatgaggAGTACCGGTATGAggatggccaaaccaccctcatgGCCATTGGGTGTGGCGGccaaagagccaaaaaaaaaaaaaatacaattaattgggtttggcccttggggtggccaaacAACTCCTAAGGCCCAcgaggccacccccagaccggtaGCCGAACCACCATCGTGGCCCATGGGGATGGTTTGGCCACCACCAAAGGCTaaagattaagaaaataaaaagaaaaaaaaaattaagggagtTTGGGCTATAGGGGTGGTCCAACCgatttggggtggccgaacccaccccTAAGCCAAGTGGGGGTGGCTCGGCTCTTGAGGGTTGTTTTTGTAACGCCCCACCATTTACAAAAATgtataaatgaaaatttagaatttttacgtaacattacgacatcatcaaagTTGAGATTTGGCAGTggaacatattttttttctcttaaaacttATGAATATAATACATCAGAGTTAACTAAATTGcctcaatatataaataatttaatttggcattctcacataataaatacacacaagGCCTTTAACATAtatgccacatgcggcactaatAATacgtaattattattttatcctaaTACAAACGATCATATAAAATATTACACAACAATAAATACTTAAAAGCTTTATTCACAAACATTAGGATCAACATAATAATCTTAACAGTCCTGTCCTTCCTCCCATCCTGCATAAAcatatatgtgattgtggttattaCCACAATCTCATATTGTGATCAAATGAGTCAACTgccttcaataatataatgaaataatctatttaaaagtacactatGCAACAATATGATGATAGATATATATACTTATGTACAATCTCATTCATTGGTGTCATGGACCTCTAACCCATGATCTGTTTATTCTTTGGTGCCAAGGACCTCTAACCCGAGGTCTATTTATTATTTGGTGCCAAGAGCCTCTAACCCAGTGTCTATTTATTCATTGGTGCCAAGGGCCTTTAACCCAAGGTCTATTTTTCTCTTGGTGTCGTAGGCCTCTAACCCAATGTCTATTTACTTATTGGTGCCAAAGGCCTCTAACCCAGGATCTTTGCCTTATTACTTTAACCTcaattaaataaagaagaaatcacaacattataGAAGTCAACCAGTATCATTcacagtgagtaaaatactcagtTATTTGCTTCAAAAAGAGAACCACAAAAATAATGACTGCACAATTATATACATATGATAATGTATTAGTATAAATTGCTAAAAACTATTTTAACATTCTTATCACTTTCGATATCTAAACTACTTAACTCAATTTCTAATGTCActtagatattataacggcatataaaagtAGTTAATTATAATACTACATATCTCATATGAatattattacggcatttataaATTAACGTCAAAAATACCCTTTAATTAAAaggtatatatttttatatgaaataaacataataactccattaatatgaataatgggttttaaattttaaaataaatggatAGCACAAcggcataaatataaataaaccttattttaatttttataaaatttgggtggAATAACGCACTAATGCCTAAAGatacttttagaattttaggCAGCATAACAACgcttttataaaacatttattttttacttgggCAACATAACAACGtgatatattatttaaatacgcTATAGAATACCCTgataaaacacaacttaaacattaaaatactttaaaataataaaaacacataaaatcaaGGCTTCAACAAAAATACatcaaatgatatttttgtaaaaatcaCCTATCTTAGAACCGGCCAAGAGAAATAAGAGATGactcttttattacttttcttctcctttccttttatttttccttttctttcatctttttcctcttttctttttccttttatatttttctcttttcttttaggtTCCATAACGTCTTAcaacctttctttttcttttttcttttttttctttatctttatcttttgcttttttcttcttttttttttctccttataaATTAACGTCAAAAATACCCTTTAATTAAAaggtatatatttttatatcaaataaacataataactccattaatatgaataatgggttttaaattttaaaataaatggatAGTACAAcggcataaatataaataaaccttattttaatttttataaaatttgggtggaataacgcactaatgcctaaaaatacttttagaattttaggCAGCGTAAGAACgcttttataaaacatttattttttacttgggCAACATAACGACGtgatatattatttaaatacgcTATAGAATATCCTgataaaacacaacttaaacattaaaatactttaaaataataaaaacacataaaatcaaGGCTTTAACAAAAATACatcaaatgatatttttgtaaaaaccACCTATCTTAGAACCGGCCAAGAGAAATAAGAGATGactcttttattacttttcttttcctttccttttatttttccttttctttcatctttttcctcttttctttttccttttatatttttctcttttcttttaggtTCCATAACGTCTTAcaacctttctttttcttttttcttttttttctttatctttatcttttgcttttttcttttttttttctttatctttatcttttgcttttttcttttttttttctccttattcaacacacacaaaaaagagagagaaggaagagaCAGAGACGAGAAAACTtccggtgagagagagagagagggggggataTTCTCGAGAGTACAAGCAGGGGGCAGCAGCAAGGCTTTAGTTTGATAAATATCCAGTTTGTGatcaattatataaaattattaattgtttttttgtgtGGGGGTGGAGAAGTAAACTTGTGGAGATAGACCTAAGTTACTTGATAAAAACAATTACGTAAAATAAGCTAGAGAGAAAAAGGTAGTTTTTCTTTAAGGTAGGCTGGGTTGGGCATAAAGTTcggaaaaaaatacaattcatgTTGGAGCGGAGTTTGACCGATGAATATTAAGGGTctgtttgaaattgcgatttaaaattacgattttaaaatatacgatttgaaaaaagtgatttttaaaaacgcagttaagcgtttggcaaaatcgcagtttagcatttaaaatcgcaaattagcctttaaaattctgggttttcaaaaaaatactatcttacctgcgatttgaaaaatcaaattttctgcgttttcaaatcgcaatttttaaaaacgtagttccaaaacgatttatgttctgcgatttagtttgaaatcgcatttattgtctatgaaatcgcaatcccaaacgtaCCCTAAGTATTTAATTATGTTATTATCACAATTATGTCCTATTATCGTGAGGAGTCCATTGTAGGAAGCAAGCATACTCACATTTATGTCCTTACCATGAGTATCCACTAGTATGTTTCACAGGTGTTTTCATACTCATAACGaagttcaaaaattatgaaatttggagggtagatACAGGACTTCGAATagagttttttagtttttgattCAACTAAAACGGAGCTTGTTTTGACcatattttcgttattccaaagtttaaggtccgtaaaactttttatcaaattggaaCTATGAACGTGTCTTaattaatcaatgaatatttattcccataaatattcatatatatttcttttgccttattattaggtcttaaattctaatttaagacgttgtattttatgtcttaaaatctggagTGTTACAGTTTTAGCCACCTCCAAACCGGCCATggaggtggctcagccacccctcttcaaccttttttttttcaatattttttttgaaagtttttaatacttttattttttaaaaaagttttattattttttattaatttttaaagctttttatttttcaattttttaatttttttaatgcataaaaCACGCGTCAACATCTGAGAGTAGACACATGAACTACCGTTagttttttggacaaaaatttagatagaggtaccatctccgtctttagccAAAGCCAAAGTACTATCTATAATATGAATTGAACTACATAGAGGAAACAATAAAAGAGAATCAAAACATTTTGTCAATTGTAAGCTTAGGATGTCATTCTGTGATTTCATTTGAATCTTATTTATTCAACAGAAAAGTATcccattttaatgaaaaatgttttgtaCCTAAAGAAATGGAAAGGTgggaatatattaaaaattccaGCAGAATATTTTAAGAGCTTTACTATTACCATCCCAGTAAGATGTTCATCCTGTGTCTTTATCTATGCCTCTTCTGAAATTCCCCCTCCCCTCATAttgagagagaattttttttatttttatttttttgattgtaaaatatgattaatgtgttataaagttaaaataatttatatgaaaaagtgaaaaataaaaaaattgtattgtagtggggtttttttttttattatttaaatagtaataaaaaagtgttgatgttatataaaaagtgaaaaaaaaaaaaaaaaaaaaaaaaaaaaaaaaaaagaaagttaagaatatttttaagttgatgtttttggagaagtgaaaataagggaaGGAGAGGGGGAGGGGATTTCAAACAGGGCCTAGGTTTCAAGGGTATGTTCGGTTAAGATTATTGATGTGAATTTCTTTTTAGTAGTAGTAAGAAgcaattgatgtgatataaagtagaaaaaattgtataaaaaagtgaaaaagttttgttttgtaatggctttattatttgaatagtaataaaaaaatgattaatgttatctaaaaagtgaaaaaaaaaattagaatcttTTCaagttaactttttttttgggagaagttaAAAAGGTGAGGGGAGAGTGATTACCAAATAGAGTCTTGATTTCCTAACAAGTAACAACtctgcccctttttttttccttctattttaaATAGTAACTAAGAGCATCATAGTCAGTTCTctaatttttctctaaattttagctcaagaatctactttttttattttatttatcacttttaaaaagcttcctacatcaaactctcaaaatctttctctatttcaactaaatattaattttttattggttttaagcaaccactcctaacaaattgaggagagaaaaaaagtgaaaagtgaagtaAAATgggagagaaatgataaaatattcaatagctcataaaatttgtgagctaaatttggagtgaaattctgataaaatctaaaataaagaaattatgaAGAGTTTGTTGGAGTAggcttttttgagtttttaccaaattttaatgaaaaattttaaatggaTAATTCACTAGGGATGCTTTAAATTAATAGATCTAAGGACCCATTTCAAACCCAAAATGCTGAGATATATTGCGAGGAAACAAGGAAGTTTGCGACATAGCTCATACTCAGCTGGTAACTAGCAAAAGCTGCAACGACTCAAGGAAAGCGCGACCTATATTTGCATTAtaactccaaaatgactagttacATTACAAATGGAGCTCCATAAAAGAACTTATAAAGCCCAATCTCACATAGAAAGTTACCAAATATGAAACTTAGCATTCATGAGCTTCTTTATAATCTACTCACTTTATGTAGACTAATTATCTTCCCAATGTAAAATTGGGGTGTTTACAAATTGACCCACTATGATAATGTACTTACCTTGTTTCCAATCTCATTTCTTCATCCAAATAATTGAAAGTGACAAATAAAGACAAGGCCTAATTTTGACGGCTCATATAGCTAAAATGAATGGATTGAAATAGAAATGCCCTCTTTCTTAGTGTCATAAACCAGATTCACAAACTAACATTGCATAACATACAGTCTTTTAACAAGAGGAGGGACTGAGGTTTTTCCCATTGGCAATGGATAAGAATAAATCTTTTTATTTCtccaatttaaattataaaatggaAATTTGTGCTGCATTATAACTCAATAGGATTTATAACACAATTCAGTCAAGAGAT contains:
- the LOC133854648 gene encoding MATH domain and coiled-coil domain-containing protein At3g27040-like isoform X2, whose translation is MDKKVERRCDSIPQCDSISPVASFTRSIPPAHYTFKVESFSKILKMFPGNKEAKYDSDVFESGGYKWRLSFYPNGRNICNGKGSISLYVVIAETDSLPLGWEVNAICRLFVLDQIRGEYLTFQDANGKVRLFHAMNTEWGVPQFVSLTTFSDPFNGYLLEDSCIFGVEVFVIKCTGKGELLSILDFPITGVCTWEITTSSLRYAEDVSKEFTVGEHKWELKLCRNAVSNDDGKSCMKLFLSLCDWETHPPKGKLYAKYTLLVRDRKVGGYRQDVTDHNWFSTSARGYVYNFHRGFLDRTSMLLEGSFFVEAQVEIMSVVTNFTGKK
- the LOC133854648 gene encoding MATH domain and coiled-coil domain-containing protein At3g27040-like isoform X1, whose protein sequence is MDKKVERRCDSIPQCDSISPEVASFTRSIPPAHYTFKVESFSKILKMFPGNKEAKYDSDVFESGGYKWRLSFYPNGRNICNGKGSISLYVVIAETDSLPLGWEVNAICRLFVLDQIRGEYLTFQDANGKVRLFHAMNTEWGVPQFVSLTTFSDPFNGYLLEDSCIFGVEVFVIKCTGKGELLSILDFPITGVCTWEITTSSLRYAEDVSKEFTVGEHKWELKLCRNAVSNDDGKSCMKLFLSLCDWETHPPKGKLYAKYTLLVRDRKVGGYRQDVTDHNWFSTSARGYVYNFHRGFLDRTSMLLEGSFFVEAQVEIMSVVTNFTGKK